A genomic window from Chaetodon trifascialis isolate fChaTrf1 chromosome 22, fChaTrf1.hap1, whole genome shotgun sequence includes:
- the LOC139350497 gene encoding late histone H2A.L3 has translation MSGRGKGAGKTKAKAKSRSSRAGLQFPVGRVHRLLRKGNYSERVGAGAPVYLAAVLEYLTAEILELAGNAARDNKKTRIIPRHLQLAVRNDEELNKLLGGVTIAQGGVLPNIQAVLLPKKSDKVPKK, from the coding sequence atgTCTGGACGTGGAAAGGGTGCCGGGAAGACCAAGGCGAAGGCCAAGTCCCGCTCGTCTCGTGCTGGGCTGCAGTTTCCAGTCGGCCGTGTCCACAGGCTGCTGAGAAAGGGGAACTACTCCGAACGCGTCGGTGCCGGAGCTCCGGTCTACCTGGCGGCGGTGCTGGAGTACCTGACCGCTGAGATCCTGGAGCTGGCCGGAAATGCAGCTCGTGACAACAAAAAGACCCGCATCATCCCGCGTCACCTGCAGCTGGCGGTCCGCAACGACGAGGAGCTCAACAAGCTGCTGGGCGGAGTGACCATCGCTCAGGGCGGCGTGCTGCCCAACATCCAGGCGGTGCTGCTGCCCAAGAAGTCCGACAAGGTCCCCAAGAAGTAA
- the LOC139350676 gene encoding histone H3-like, which yields MARTKQTARKSTGGKAPRKQLATKAARKSAPATGGVKKPHRYRPGTVALREIRRYQKSTELLIRKLPFQRLVREIAQDFKTDLRFQSSAVMALQESSEAYLVGLFEDTNLCAIHAKRVTIMPKDIQLARRIRGERA from the coding sequence ATGGCCAGAACCAAGCAGACAGCCCGTAAGTCCACCGGAGGCAAAGCTCCCAGGAAGCAGCTGGCGACCAAGGCCGCCCGGAAGAGCGCTCCCGCCACCGGCGGAGTGAAGAAGCCCCACCGCTACAGGCCCGgtacggtggccctgagggAGATCCGCCGCTACCAGAAGTCCACCGAGCTGCTGATCCGCAAGCTGCCCTTCCAGCGCCTGGTCCGGGAGATCGCTCAGGACTTCAAGACCGACCTGCGCTTCCAGAGCTCGGCCGTCATGGCCCTGCAGGAGTCCAGCGAGGCTTACCTGGTGGGTCTGTTCGAGGACACCAACCTGTGCGCCATCCACGCCAAGAGGGTCACCATCATGCCTAAAGACATCCAGCTGGCCCGCCGAATCCGCGGAGAGAGGGCTTAA
- the LOC139350634 gene encoding histone H2B-like, giving the protein MPDQVKISKKGSKKAASKATKPGKRRRKSRKESYAIYVYKVLKQVHPDTGISSKAMMIMNSFVSDIFERIAGEASRLAHYNKRSTITSREIQTAVRLLLPGELAKHAVSEGTKAVTKYTSSK; this is encoded by the coding sequence atgccTGACCAGGTGAAAATCTCCAAGAAGGGCTCCAAGAAAGCTGCTTCTAAAGCCACCAAGCCgggcaagaggaggaggaagagcaggaaggagagcTACGCCATCTACGTGTACAAGGTGCTGAAGCAGGTGCACCCTGACACCGGGATCTCCTCCAAGGCCATGATGATCATGAACTCCTTTGTGAGTGACATCTTTGAGCGCATTGCTGGGGAGGCCTCCCGTCTGGCTCATTACAACAAGAGGTCCACCATCACCTCCAGGGAGATCCAGACCGCTGTGCGCCTCCTGCTGCCTGGAGAGCTGGCCAAGCACGCCGTGTCTGAGGGCACCAAGGCCGTGACCAAGTACACCAGCTCCAAGTAA